A stretch of Gammaproteobacteria bacterium DNA encodes these proteins:
- a CDS encoding DUF4102 domain-containing protein: MEPNTAKRIAKVKLTLTKRTVEALEPADKPWIAWDDKLTGFGCRVQPSGIKSFVVNYRAGDGGRKAPNKRVVVGRYGRVTPDRARRLAQELLGRVAGGGDPAGERARARALPTVGEACDDYIESGRGRAAETQRSYRRYSSLYLGDWRSRPLDAVTRIDIENRFHLITERHGAVPANQALSFLRSVYRRHCVDHEGLRNPVELWLAGGGRYHPKKRKQISSPAEVLPRWRAGIEAAVGNPVHRDLLFFGLYTGMRRGEIMPLVWDRVDLEAGLFRVEATKTGVPLELPVTRQLGEILARRRANSDAMPANLRDWVFPSLSSKSGHVEELHAHYAKIGKVAGAKFWFHGLRNAFIT; this comes from the coding sequence ATGGAACCGAACACCGCAAAACGGATCGCCAAGGTCAAGCTCACGCTCACCAAGCGCACGGTTGAAGCCCTTGAACCCGCAGACAAGCCCTGGATCGCGTGGGATGACAAGCTCACCGGATTCGGCTGCCGTGTGCAACCCTCGGGCATCAAGTCCTTCGTTGTCAACTACCGCGCCGGGGACGGCGGACGCAAGGCGCCGAACAAGCGCGTCGTGGTGGGCCGCTACGGGCGTGTCACCCCGGACCGGGCGCGGCGGCTTGCGCAGGAATTGCTCGGGCGGGTGGCCGGCGGCGGCGACCCCGCGGGCGAGCGGGCCAGGGCGCGCGCCCTGCCCACCGTGGGCGAGGCGTGCGACGACTACATCGAATCGGGCCGAGGACGGGCGGCGGAAACCCAGCGATCCTACCGCCGCTACTCGAGCCTCTACCTGGGAGACTGGCGCTCGCGTCCGTTGGATGCCGTCACGCGCATCGACATTGAGAACCGGTTCCACCTGATCACCGAGCGTCACGGCGCGGTTCCCGCCAACCAGGCGCTTTCGTTCCTGCGCTCAGTCTACCGCCGGCACTGCGTCGACCATGAGGGTTTGCGCAATCCGGTCGAACTTTGGCTCGCGGGGGGCGGACGCTATCACCCGAAGAAGCGGAAGCAGATATCCTCCCCGGCCGAGGTGTTGCCCCGCTGGCGTGCGGGTATCGAGGCAGCGGTGGGTAACCCCGTGCACCGCGATCTGCTGTTCTTCGGGCTGTACACCGGCATGCGCCGGGGCGAGATCATGCCACTCGTTTGGGACCGTGTGGATCTCGAAGCCGGACTGTTCCGGGTGGAGGCGACCAAGACGGGGGTGCCGCTTGAACTGCCGGTCACGCGTCAATTGGGTGAGATCCTCGCTCGGAGGCGAGCCAACTCCGACGCCATGCCGGCGAACCTGCGGGATTGGGTGTTTCCTTCCCTGTCCAGCAAGTCGGGCCATGTCGAGGAGCTTCACGCGCACTATGCCAAGATCGGCAAGGTCGCCGGCGCGAAGTTCTGGTTCCACGGTCTGCGCAACGCGTTCATCAC